Proteins from a single region of Ziziphus jujuba cultivar Dongzao chromosome 1, ASM3175591v1:
- the LOC107410331 gene encoding protein N-terminal asparagine amidohydrolase: MIFVDGVPFPSPSSNQESDTETLAALMEHPTLLSASNSFKATPERKFSVPEESVTERSAQSKLVYLFQREFATVDPALVDFVGTDEATTCIGLAIRNRKNGMISVAHVDSPEIVDMGLSQMLSGVVDFNLDADLDVHLLGSFEDFPPRHSDYSTNSENHENMDGFSLPLCTKIVETLRSRREKFHIQTLCILGHNTRRDSNNVAYPIFNGLVVETSSGSVLPASFNRTSRCPDEVVRRIRVTAAYEDSTWNGKLLETYDTQTDRFIIAPCYWTRRQVQIANSLKYLSDTEILHVCSTSPSAEGPDFVENERRIWDYLIKQPDWRKTFPGKRPRIFERTDTGGWKRC, encoded by the exons GAAAGTGATACTGAGACTCTAGCTGCTTTGATGGAACACCCCACTCTGCTGTCTGCCTCCAATTCGTTCAAGGCTACTCCAGAAAGGAAGTTCTCTGTTCCTGAAGAGTCAGTCACAGAGAGATCAGCACAGAGTAAATTGGTCTATTTGTTCCAAAGAGAATTCGCAACTGTGGATCCTGCACTAGTGGAT TTTGTTGGCACTGACGAAGCAACAACCTGCATAGGCCTTGCCATTAGGAACCGGAAAAATGGAAT GATCTCAGTTGCTCATGTAGATTCTCCGGAAATTGTGGATATGGGTCTCTCCCAGATGCTTTCAGGAGTTGTTGATTTTAATTTGGATGCTGACTTGGAT GTGCATCTTCTTGGAAGTTTTGAAGATTTCCCCCCTAGA CATTCTGATTATAGCACTAATTcagaaaatcatgaaaatatGGATGGTTTTTCATTGCCATTATGTACCAAAATTGTTGAAACTTTGAGGAGTAGGCGGGAGAAATTCCACATTCAAACTCTCTGCATTCTTGGGCATAACACTAGAAGGGATTCTAACAATGTTGCATACCCGATTTTCAATGGGTTGGTG GTAGAAACTTCTAGTGGTTCTGTCCTTCCAGCCAGTTTTAACAGAACTTCAAGATGTCCCGATGAAGTTGTCAGGAGAATTCGAGTAACCGCAGCTTATGAGGACAGTACCTGGAATGGCAAGTTACTGGAAACATATGATACTCAAACGGATAGATTCATAATTGCTCCTTGCTACTG GACCCGTCGTCAAGTTCAAATTGCCAATTCACTGAAATATCTATCAGATACAGAAATCCTCCATGTATGTTCTACTTCACCTTCTGCTGAGGGCCCAGATTTTGTAGAAAATGAAAGAAG GATATGGGATTACTTGATAAAACAACCAGATTGGAGAAAAACCTTCCCCGGAAAGCGGCCACGCATTTTCGAGAGAACTGACACTGGAGGCTGGAAAAGGTGCTAA